From Sporosarcina sp. 6E9, a single genomic window includes:
- a CDS encoding spore germination protein, whose amino-acid sequence MEKLFKSMKEGEDWFIKCFGKDETFDAMARSIHLWDMPALLLYINGLVDGDGLLTLLTEMQGSNGWDESKEDDSDRFLSFFPYHSVTAVKDHDELLTSILSGQVAFITPSGFAFLIDIRSYPGRQPEEPDTEKVIRGARDGFTENIITNTALVRRRLRTEDLRFEMHQTTVNGKTDVAIAFIQGAASEEHLNYIRERLDKIIHDGLTMTDKSLEEFLFKQRFHPMPFVRFTERPDICAAHLLEGHIAIMVDTSPSVILVPVSLFHHLQHAEEYRQAPLIGTFVRLTRFVGAGLSLVLLPFWYLVATKQHYLPDYLSYIGPNDIGEIPLLIQLLMADIGIEVLRMAAIHTPTPMSTAMGLVAAIVIGQVAIDVGLFTPEVVLYVAVSAIFTFAIPSFELSITTKVFRICILLSTAILGAPGFFMSVAVLFYYLCSLRPMGVPYLWPAVPFFPHAMMRVLIRFPMTADAPRPYITDAPERDRTK is encoded by the coding sequence ATGGAAAAACTCTTCAAATCAATGAAAGAGGGCGAAGACTGGTTTATTAAATGTTTCGGTAAAGATGAAACATTTGATGCAATGGCCCGGTCGATTCATCTTTGGGATATGCCAGCATTACTTCTGTATATTAACGGTCTCGTGGATGGGGATGGTTTATTAACGCTTTTAACAGAAATGCAGGGGAGTAACGGATGGGACGAGTCGAAAGAAGACGATAGCGATCGATTTCTTTCGTTTTTTCCATATCATTCAGTCACAGCTGTAAAAGATCATGATGAACTGTTAACGTCAATCTTAAGCGGACAAGTTGCATTCATTACGCCTAGTGGGTTTGCGTTCTTAATCGACATCAGGTCTTACCCTGGAAGGCAGCCCGAGGAGCCGGATACCGAAAAAGTAATTCGAGGGGCTAGAGACGGTTTCACAGAAAATATCATTACAAACACCGCACTTGTTCGGAGACGCCTTCGTACAGAAGATTTACGATTCGAAATGCATCAAACAACCGTAAACGGTAAAACAGATGTCGCAATTGCGTTTATTCAAGGCGCGGCAAGTGAAGAGCATCTCAATTATATACGGGAACGCCTAGATAAAATCATTCATGATGGGCTTACGATGACCGATAAATCATTGGAAGAATTTCTGTTTAAACAACGATTTCATCCGATGCCATTTGTTCGATTTACCGAACGACCGGATATATGTGCAGCACACTTATTGGAAGGGCATATTGCAATCATGGTCGATACGTCACCATCTGTTATACTCGTTCCGGTTTCCTTATTCCATCACCTTCAACATGCAGAAGAATATAGGCAAGCGCCACTAATTGGTACTTTCGTAAGATTGACTCGCTTTGTGGGCGCTGGTTTGAGCCTGGTTCTTTTGCCGTTTTGGTATTTGGTTGCGACAAAACAACATTATCTCCCAGATTATTTAAGCTATATCGGCCCGAATGATATTGGAGAAATCCCTCTTCTCATTCAACTATTAATGGCGGATATTGGAATTGAAGTGCTTCGTATGGCGGCCATTCATACGCCTACGCCGATGTCTACTGCAATGGGGTTAGTGGCAGCTATCGTCATTGGTCAAGTTGCAATCGACGTCGGGTTATTTACGCCGGAAGTTGTGCTTTATGTAGCTGTAAGTGCAATTTTTACGTTTGCAATTCCTTCGTTTGAATTAAGCATCACAACAAAAGTCTTCAGGATATGCATACTTTTGTCTACAGCAATTTTAGGAGCACCGGGCTTTTTTATGTCAGTGGCAGTATTGTTTTATTATTTATGTTCACTTAGACCGATGGGTGTTCCGTATTTATGGCCGGCAGTTCCTTTCTTTCCGCACGCCATGATGCGAGTCCTTATCAGGTTTCCCATGACTGCCGACGCCCCCCGTCCATATATTACAGATGCCCCTGAACGGGATCGTACAAAATAG
- a CDS encoding pyrimidine-nucleoside phosphorylase → MRMVDLIKKKRNGGSLSKEEIIHFINGYTNDTIPDYQASALLMAIYFKGMTEKEQADLTMAIVESGAQIDLSSIEGVKVDKHSTGGVGDTTTLILVPLVAACGVPVAKMSGRGLGHTGGTLDKLEAIEGFHIELTSDEFVKQVNELKLAIIGQSKNLTPADQKIYSLRDVTATVDSIPLIASSIMSKKIAAGADAIVLDVKTGDGAFMKSKEEALALAKSMVAIGNHVGRKTMAIISDMSQPLGNAIGNSLEVIEAIETLKGNGPKDLTELCLVLGSQMLVVGEKAATLEEGREMLEQVIKDGSALELFGTLIEAQGGNRAIIHDTTLLPTAKYKIEVQAARSGYITSMGANDIGVAAMLLGAGRADKDDVIDLSVGVVLEKKIGDPVQKGDVLAIIHANTEEVQQSVTLLQEHMIIGDEAVLPPQLIGEVIHD, encoded by the coding sequence ATGAGAATGGTCGATCTAATTAAGAAGAAGCGAAATGGTGGTTCATTATCGAAAGAGGAGATCATTCACTTTATTAACGGTTATACGAATGACACTATCCCTGACTATCAAGCGAGTGCATTACTAATGGCAATTTATTTTAAGGGTATGACTGAAAAAGAACAAGCCGATTTAACAATGGCCATTGTTGAGTCTGGCGCTCAAATCGATTTATCATCCATTGAGGGCGTAAAAGTCGATAAACACTCGACTGGAGGAGTCGGAGATACGACAACGCTCATTCTTGTCCCGTTGGTGGCTGCTTGCGGCGTTCCTGTTGCGAAGATGAGTGGTAGAGGACTTGGACATACGGGTGGTACTTTGGACAAGTTAGAGGCGATTGAGGGGTTCCATATTGAGTTGACAAGTGACGAGTTTGTCAAGCAAGTAAACGAGTTGAAACTTGCGATAATTGGTCAAAGTAAAAACTTAACACCAGCGGACCAGAAAATATACTCATTACGTGATGTAACAGCAACAGTAGATAGTATTCCGCTAATCGCAAGTTCAATTATGAGTAAAAAAATAGCAGCTGGAGCAGATGCCATTGTTCTAGATGTGAAAACGGGCGACGGGGCATTTATGAAGTCGAAAGAAGAAGCATTGGCGCTAGCGAAATCAATGGTGGCAATCGGAAATCACGTAGGGCGAAAAACGATGGCGATAATATCAGATATGAGCCAGCCGCTTGGAAATGCGATTGGGAATTCTCTCGAAGTCATTGAAGCAATCGAAACGCTAAAAGGTAATGGACCAAAGGATTTGACAGAACTATGTCTGGTTCTAGGAAGTCAAATGCTGGTCGTAGGAGAAAAAGCAGCGACTTTGGAAGAGGGACGCGAAATGCTCGAGCAGGTAATAAAAGACGGTTCGGCACTCGAGTTATTCGGAACGCTCATTGAAGCTCAGGGAGGTAATCGTGCAATCATTCATGATACTACGCTCCTTCCGACAGCCAAGTATAAGATAGAGGTACAGGCTGCACGGTCAGGTTATATTACCAGTATGGGTGCAAATGACATCGGTGTCGCGGCGATGTTGTTAGGTGCTGGACGCGCTGATAAAGATGATGTAATTGATTTGTCCGTGGGTGTCGTCCTGGAAAAGAAAATAGGCGATCCTGTTCAAAAGGGCGACGTACTCGCTATCATTCATGCGAATACTGAAGAAGTTCAGCAATCGGTGACGCTACTCCAAGAGCATATGATCATTGGCGATGAGGCAGTTTTGCCGCCACAACTTATTGGTGAAGTCATTCATGATTAA
- the spoIIAB gene encoding anti-sigma F factor, translating to MNNEMTLSFVAIEENEALARMAMTCFITPLDPTIEEISEFKTIVSEAVTNAILHGYENDGVSLVKIHAKIDDHTVSMTVSDEGAGIDNLARAMEPMYTSKPHMERSGMGFTIMESFSDSLSVESVIGSGTVVKFEKKFSPITETSRMR from the coding sequence ATGAACAATGAGATGACTTTATCTTTTGTTGCGATTGAAGAAAATGAGGCCTTAGCGAGAATGGCAATGACGTGTTTTATTACCCCGCTAGATCCGACAATCGAAGAAATATCAGAATTTAAAACGATTGTTTCGGAAGCGGTAACAAATGCAATACTTCACGGCTACGAAAATGATGGGGTAAGTCTAGTTAAAATTCATGCTAAAATCGATGACCATACAGTATCGATGACTGTCAGTGATGAAGGGGCTGGAATTGATAATTTAGCCCGTGCGATGGAACCGATGTATACCAGTAAACCGCATATGGAACGTTCTGGAATGGGTTTTACAATTATGGAAAGTTTTTCGGATAGCTTGTCCGTCGAATCGGTAATTGGCTCGGGTACAGTGGTCAAATTCGAGAAGAAATTTTCTCCGATTACGGAAACGAGCAGAATGAGGTGA
- a CDS encoding aldo/keto reductase, with protein sequence MKKRELGKSGLYVSELALGTMSFPDNEVEAKKIVDTAIHAGINFFDTANIYAGSKNEKIVGNALKEHRENIVLATKVGNKLNADGEGWTWDPTKRHITEEVKHSLHRLGTDYIDLYQLHGGTMEDNIDETIDAFESLKKEGLIRQYGISSIRPNVIKRFLEESTAVSVMMQYSPLDRRPEEWIPLISRSGASIITRGTLAKGYLTMEGQKRANASDGFALYHTADLKQIVNTLNEEVDDLHAASIAFALQNKTVASALVGARTTTQLLDSIVAYEKGCSTDQMDNLKNLTAMHRYTEHLI encoded by the coding sequence ATGAAAAAAAGAGAATTAGGAAAAAGCGGATTATATGTATCAGAACTTGCACTTGGAACAATGTCTTTTCCGGATAATGAAGTGGAAGCAAAAAAGATTGTAGATACTGCAATTCATGCCGGCATTAATTTTTTCGATACGGCCAACATTTATGCTGGCAGTAAAAACGAAAAAATTGTCGGAAATGCACTGAAGGAGCATCGCGAAAATATTGTTCTTGCAACGAAAGTCGGTAACAAGTTAAACGCTGATGGCGAAGGGTGGACATGGGACCCAACAAAACGCCACATCACGGAAGAAGTTAAGCATAGTCTACATCGACTTGGAACGGATTACATTGATTTGTACCAGCTTCATGGCGGAACGATGGAAGACAATATTGATGAAACGATCGATGCTTTTGAAAGCTTGAAAAAAGAAGGATTAATTCGCCAATATGGGATTTCTTCCATACGACCGAACGTCATAAAACGTTTCCTCGAAGAGAGCACTGCTGTTTCGGTCATGATGCAATATAGTCCACTTGACCGCAGACCCGAAGAGTGGATCCCATTAATAAGCCGTTCAGGCGCTTCTATTATTACAAGGGGAACATTAGCAAAAGGATATTTAACAATGGAAGGTCAAAAAAGAGCAAATGCTTCGGATGGTTTCGCTCTTTATCACACAGCCGATTTGAAACAAATTGTAAACACACTAAATGAGGAAGTTGACGATTTACACGCAGCTTCAATCGCATTTGCACTGCAAAATAAAACAGTTGCCTCTGCATTAGTCGGCGCACGGACAACAACGCAATTACTTGATTCTATTGTCGCTTACGAAAAAGGATGCTCAACTGATCAAATGGACAACCTTAAAAACTTAACAGCAATGCATCGATATACTGAGCATCTAATTTGA
- a CDS encoding YeiH family protein translates to MNSNRNKIVQVLPGILLCLIVILAGIYSADLIGQLIIGFNILPPGSASPVSGIFVAIIIGIIIRNTIGVHNIFMDGVKISLKYALRAGIILLGLRLSLVEAVKLGAWGLPLIIACISSGLLMTLYFTKKLQQSQRLGTLIACGTGICGVTAIMATAPVVKAKDDEISYAVANITVFGLIGMLFYPYLANLFFATDPIKAGLFLGTAIHDTAQVTGAALIYSQMYDYEKVVDVATVTKLTRNLFIIAVIPIVSYLFFKGNKNQIKAEQTMPKWYKLIPLFVIGFLFLALIRTIGDLTVANTGSAFGFFSEKTWEGFYSSWSSFGSTYLLGIAMAGVGLSTNFSVFKGLGIKPFYIGMIAAVSVGIVSLTLISLFGHLITI, encoded by the coding sequence ATGAACTCAAATCGAAACAAAATCGTTCAAGTGCTACCAGGAATTCTTCTATGTTTGATTGTCATTTTGGCTGGGATTTACAGTGCAGATTTAATTGGCCAGTTAATCATCGGCTTCAACATATTGCCTCCTGGAAGTGCAAGCCCTGTATCAGGGATTTTTGTCGCAATTATTATTGGAATTATTATTCGAAATACAATCGGCGTGCATAATATTTTTATGGATGGCGTTAAAATATCGCTAAAATATGCGTTACGAGCCGGAATTATTTTACTAGGTTTACGCTTATCACTAGTGGAGGCAGTCAAGCTAGGCGCATGGGGATTACCATTAATCATTGCCTGCATTTCAAGTGGATTGTTGATGACACTATATTTCACGAAAAAATTACAGCAATCTCAGCGTCTAGGAACGCTAATCGCATGCGGGACTGGAATTTGTGGTGTTACAGCGATCATGGCCACTGCGCCAGTTGTAAAAGCAAAGGACGACGAAATTTCTTACGCTGTAGCGAATATTACAGTATTCGGTTTAATCGGCATGTTATTTTATCCGTATTTGGCGAATTTGTTTTTTGCTACCGATCCTATTAAAGCTGGATTATTTTTGGGCACTGCAATTCACGACACTGCTCAAGTAACCGGCGCGGCGCTTATCTATAGCCAAATGTATGATTATGAAAAAGTTGTCGATGTCGCTACTGTCACGAAATTAACGAGAAACTTATTTATTATTGCAGTTATACCTATTGTTTCTTATTTGTTTTTCAAAGGCAATAAAAACCAAATCAAAGCAGAGCAGACAATGCCCAAATGGTACAAACTAATTCCATTATTCGTCATCGGTTTTTTATTCCTGGCATTAATAAGAACAATCGGCGATTTGACTGTAGCAAATACGGGTTCAGCATTCGGATTTTTTTCGGAGAAAACATGGGAAGGATTCTATAGTTCCTGGAGTTCCTTCGGTTCAACCTATCTGCTCGGTATAGCTATGGCGGGAGTCGGATTATCAACAAATTTCTCTGTTTTTAAAGGTTTGGGAATTAAACCGTTTTACATAGGAATGATAGCCGCAGTATCAGTTGGCATCGTAAGTCTAACATTGATTTCTTTATTCGGTCACTTAATCACGATATAG
- the deoB gene encoding phosphopentomutase, which yields MKKEEFKRIHVVVLDSVGIGEAPDANLFGDVGSDTLGHIAEAMNGLTMPNMAKLGLSNIREIEGVPVAKEPVAMYGKMQEASVGKDTMTGHWEIMGLNIDKPFKVYPNGFPPELIGELEKRVGRKVIGNKPASGTGIIDELGKEHMETGAIIVYTSADPVLQIAAHEEIIPIEEQYKICEIARELTLSPEYLVGRVIARPFIGEPGNFTRTTNRHDYALKPFNRTVMNELQDADLDVIAIGKISDIFNGEGITDSVRTISNMDGVDKLLEVMGRDFNGISFTNLVDFDALFGHRRDPIGYGQALQEFDERLVEIMNLLREDDLLIITADHGNDPVFKGTDHTREYVPLLIYSPSFTEGGPMPINETFSDIGATIADNFNVKLPEYGKSFLTLLQKKVNLR from the coding sequence ATGAAAAAAGAAGAATTTAAACGAATCCATGTAGTGGTACTTGACTCTGTCGGAATTGGAGAAGCGCCGGACGCAAATCTATTCGGAGATGTAGGATCTGATACGCTGGGGCATATTGCCGAGGCGATGAATGGGTTAACTATGCCGAATATGGCCAAGCTTGGACTGTCAAATATCAGAGAGATTGAAGGCGTGCCAGTAGCAAAAGAGCCAGTAGCGATGTACGGGAAAATGCAGGAGGCATCTGTTGGTAAAGATACAATGACAGGGCATTGGGAGATAATGGGGCTGAACATTGATAAACCATTTAAGGTGTATCCCAATGGATTTCCACCTGAACTAATAGGTGAACTTGAAAAACGAGTTGGAAGAAAAGTAATTGGCAATAAGCCAGCTAGCGGCACAGGTATAATTGATGAACTTGGGAAAGAGCATATGGAAACAGGTGCAATTATCGTTTACACATCCGCGGACCCTGTTCTTCAAATTGCTGCTCATGAAGAGATTATACCAATTGAAGAACAATATAAGATATGTGAAATTGCACGCGAACTCACATTATCACCAGAATATTTAGTCGGTCGGGTAATTGCGCGGCCATTTATCGGAGAACCAGGTAATTTCACTCGGACAACGAACAGACATGATTATGCGCTAAAACCTTTTAATCGAACGGTGATGAACGAACTTCAAGATGCGGATTTAGATGTGATTGCGATTGGCAAAATTTCAGATATTTTTAATGGTGAAGGAATTACAGATTCGGTTCGGACAATTAGTAATATGGATGGCGTAGACAAGTTGCTAGAAGTAATGGGACGGGATTTTAATGGCATCAGCTTTACAAATCTGGTCGATTTTGATGCATTATTTGGTCATCGTCGTGATCCAATTGGATATGGGCAAGCACTTCAAGAATTTGACGAGCGGTTAGTGGAAATAATGAATTTATTACGTGAAGATGATTTATTGATCATCACGGCAGATCACGGGAATGATCCTGTTTTTAAAGGTACTGACCATACTCGAGAATACGTCCCATTGCTTATTTATTCACCATCGTTTACTGAAGGTGGTCCAATGCCAATCAATGAAACATTTTCGGATATAGGCGCAACAATCGCAGATAATTTTAACGTGAAGTTGCCTGAGTATGGTAAAAGTTTTCTAACATTACTACAGAAAAAGGTGAATTTACGATGA
- a CDS encoding SigF/SigG family RNA polymerase sporulation sigma factor, with product MDASVEKKHALLSQEKMRELIKVSQEGDKEARKLMVEGNTRLVWSIVQRFASRGADPEDLFQIGCIGLMKSIDKFDLSYEVKFSTYAVPMIVGEIQRFLRDDGMVKVSRSIRELSFKIRHATDDYVKKTGSYPTLAEIAEILEVKLDDVILASDALRDPASLHEQLYENEGDSLTLMDQLRDDRSERVFDHIPLRDVISKLNKRDQTIIYMRYYLDCTQSDIAERIGISQVQVSRLEKKILAQLKSWMGANLEESTATK from the coding sequence ATGGACGCATCCGTTGAAAAAAAGCATGCTTTATTGTCCCAGGAGAAGATGAGAGAACTTATAAAAGTTTCGCAGGAAGGTGATAAAGAGGCAAGGAAATTGATGGTCGAAGGAAATACGCGTCTCGTTTGGTCAATCGTTCAACGATTTGCTTCTCGAGGTGCGGATCCGGAAGACTTATTTCAGATTGGCTGTATCGGCCTTATGAAGTCGATTGATAAATTTGACCTTTCTTATGAAGTGAAGTTTTCTACCTATGCAGTCCCGATGATTGTCGGAGAAATTCAACGTTTTTTAAGAGATGACGGTATGGTGAAAGTGAGTCGTTCAATACGCGAACTAAGTTTCAAGATTCGTCATGCAACAGACGACTATGTAAAAAAGACTGGAAGCTACCCGACGCTGGCGGAAATAGCAGAGATATTAGAAGTTAAATTGGATGATGTCATACTAGCTTCAGATGCGCTTAGAGATCCCGCATCACTTCATGAACAATTATATGAAAATGAAGGTGACAGCTTAACTTTAATGGACCAGCTAAGGGATGACCGTTCTGAAAGGGTATTTGACCATATACCTTTACGCGATGTCATTTCAAAATTAAATAAAAGAGATCAAACGATTATTTATATGCGCTATTACTTGGATTGCACACAAAGTGATATTGCTGAAAGAATAGGTATATCGCAGGTTCAAGTGTCAAGACTGGAAAAGAAAATATTAGCCCAATTAAAGTCGTGGATGGGGGCTAATTTAGAAGAAAGTACTGCAACAAAGTGA
- a CDS encoding YhcN/YlaJ family sporulation lipoprotein: MKKVSLLFTILLLSLSLMGCNFNKDKNNNATNNAATDNADTNIDNGTNDNANNNNGETKLEIAKDAADRITELDGVERATVIVTDRNAYAAVVLDGDNTVNDNDNTDGTDANTDTENDNMHNNPDQVLSPDLENKIAKKVREANENIQNVYVSLNPDFVDRMRGYEDQLNQGEPVEGFFDEFTEAMRRVFPDAH; encoded by the coding sequence ATGAAGAAAGTTTCACTACTTTTCACAATCCTGCTTCTATCTTTATCTTTAATGGGGTGTAACTTCAATAAAGATAAGAACAACAACGCAACAAATAATGCTGCAACAGACAATGCAGACACGAACATCGACAACGGTACAAATGATAATGCGAATAATAATAATGGCGAGACAAAACTGGAAATTGCCAAGGATGCGGCAGATCGGATCACGGAATTGGATGGGGTAGAGCGCGCAACAGTTATCGTCACTGATCGAAACGCTTATGCTGCTGTAGTATTAGACGGAGACAACACAGTAAATGACAACGATAATACTGACGGAACCGATGCGAACACAGATACCGAAAATGACAATATGCATAATAATCCGGATCAAGTTTTATCTCCTGATTTGGAAAACAAAATTGCAAAAAAAGTTAGAGAGGCCAATGAAAATATCCAAAATGTATATGTATCATTGAACCCAGATTTTGTAGACCGCATGAGAGGTTATGAAGACCAGCTCAATCAAGGGGAACCGGTAGAAGGATTTTTTGATGAATTCACTGAAGCAATGCGAAGAGTATTCCCGGATGCACATTAA
- a CDS encoding Fur family transcriptional regulator: MESRIDRIKKQLHGASYKLTPQREATVVVLLEHEADHLSAEDVFLLVKKKSPEIGLATVYRTLELLTDLKIVDKINFGDGVSRYDLRQEGATHFHHHLICIECGTVDEIKEDLLGEVEKIVESRWEFSIKDHWLTFHGICKRCKDREAEK; encoded by the coding sequence ATGGAGAGCCGAATTGATCGGATTAAAAAACAATTACATGGCGCCAGTTACAAGTTGACGCCACAGCGTGAAGCTACAGTCGTGGTCCTCCTTGAGCATGAGGCGGATCATTTAAGTGCAGAAGATGTTTTTTTGCTCGTGAAGAAAAAGTCTCCTGAAATCGGTCTTGCAACTGTGTATCGAACACTTGAATTGCTAACAGATTTAAAGATTGTTGATAAAATCAACTTTGGAGATGGTGTTTCGCGCTATGACTTAAGACAAGAGGGTGCGACACATTTTCATCATCATCTTATTTGCATAGAATGCGGTACCGTTGATGAGATTAAAGAGGATCTTCTTGGAGAAGTTGAGAAAATTGTAGAAAGCCGCTGGGAATTTTCTATTAAAGATCATTGGTTAACTTTTCACGGAATCTGTAAACGTTGTAAAGATAGAGAAGCTGAAAAATGA
- the xerD gene encoding site-specific tyrosine recombinase XerD → MESTQFALEDYLHFLKIERQLAVNTITSYRRDLTDYVEFIENTEVYSLNAVTRQNIISYLQVMNDEGKSSRTVSRHISSIRSFHQFLLREKVTSNDPTVHIELPKIEQKLPRVLSLEEVGQLIDAPDQSKPQGVRDAALLEVLYGTGMRVSELINLDLDHIHLTMGFVRVFGKGGKERIIPLGNKAIQACTCYVNEARPKFVEKAKGTQDALFLNMRGGRLTRQGCWKLLKAHALSVNIQKKMTPHILRHSFATHLIENGADLRAVQEMLGHADISTTQIYTHVSRTRLKEVYVQYHPRA, encoded by the coding sequence ATGGAAAGTACACAATTTGCCCTTGAAGATTATTTACACTTTTTGAAGATTGAGCGACAATTAGCTGTAAACACTATTACTTCTTATCGCAGAGATTTGACAGACTATGTCGAGTTCATAGAAAATACGGAAGTTTATTCTCTCAATGCGGTTACTCGACAAAACATTATCTCCTATTTGCAAGTTATGAATGATGAAGGCAAGTCCTCTAGAACCGTTTCAAGGCATATTTCATCTATCCGTTCGTTCCATCAGTTTTTATTACGAGAAAAGGTAACGTCAAATGATCCAACGGTACACATAGAACTACCCAAAATCGAACAAAAATTACCTCGAGTTTTATCATTAGAGGAAGTGGGACAGTTAATCGATGCACCAGATCAATCGAAACCACAAGGTGTTAGAGACGCCGCGTTACTTGAAGTGTTATATGGAACTGGAATGCGTGTTAGTGAACTAATTAACCTTGACCTAGATCATATTCATTTAACGATGGGTTTTGTACGGGTTTTTGGGAAGGGTGGAAAAGAAAGAATTATTCCATTAGGAAATAAAGCGATTCAAGCTTGCACATGCTATGTGAATGAGGCACGGCCAAAATTTGTTGAAAAAGCAAAGGGCACTCAGGATGCATTGTTTTTAAATATGCGTGGTGGCAGATTGACGCGACAAGGATGTTGGAAGTTGTTAAAGGCTCATGCGCTGAGTGTTAACATTCAAAAGAAAATGACGCCTCATATTTTGAGACATTCCTTTGCTACGCATTTAATCGAAAATGGTGCTGATTTACGAGCGGTTCAGGAAATGCTTGGGCATGCAGATATTTCAACAACACAGATTTATACGCATGTTAGCAGAACGAGATTGAAAGAAGTATATGTACAGTATCATCCGCGAGCGTAA
- a CDS encoding NUDIX hydrolase, producing MDKFEEKTLSSETIYEGKVISLRLEEVELPDGNRAKRELIQHPGAVALIPITNDGKIILVKQYRKSLNRSLIEIPAGRIEIGEDPKITALRELEEETGYGARKVTYIQSFATSPGFANEIIHLYLAEILYEVENPAAGDEDEFIELLEATIDEAEQMVATGEIYDAKTAFAVIYAKHQLK from the coding sequence ATGGATAAATTTGAAGAGAAAACATTGTCGAGTGAGACCATTTATGAAGGGAAAGTAATTTCACTTAGACTTGAGGAAGTTGAATTGCCTGATGGGAATCGGGCAAAACGCGAACTGATTCAACATCCTGGTGCAGTCGCTTTAATTCCTATAACAAATGACGGGAAAATTATTTTAGTTAAACAATATCGGAAAAGTTTAAACCGGTCATTGATTGAAATTCCGGCGGGGCGCATAGAAATTGGTGAGGATCCTAAAATTACAGCACTTCGGGAGCTAGAAGAAGAAACAGGCTATGGCGCACGCAAAGTAACCTATATTCAATCTTTTGCAACGTCGCCAGGTTTCGCCAATGAAATCATTCATCTGTACTTGGCGGAAATTTTATATGAAGTGGAAAATCCGGCCGCGGGCGATGAAGATGAATTTATTGAACTTCTGGAAGCGACAATAGATGAAGCAGAGCAAATGGTTGCTACGGGCGAAATCTATGACGCGAAGACCGCTTTTGCTGTAATTTATGCAAAACATCAATTGAAATAG
- a CDS encoding thioredoxin family protein, which yields MEKLQSMEQFELLKNEERTIFMFTAGWCPDCTVIEPFLPILEVDYPEYTFISVDRDEFIDLCVDLDIFGIPSFVAFNDGKELGRFVSKNRKTREDIEEFLNSLS from the coding sequence ATGGAAAAGTTACAGTCAATGGAGCAGTTTGAACTACTAAAAAATGAAGAACGCACAATTTTCATGTTTACTGCTGGATGGTGTCCAGATTGTACGGTCATCGAGCCGTTCTTACCAATTCTCGAAGTGGATTATCCTGAATATACGTTCATCTCAGTCGATCGCGATGAGTTTATTGACTTATGTGTAGACCTGGATATTTTTGGGATTCCTAGTTTTGTTGCTTTTAATGATGGAAAAGAATTAGGTCGTTTTGTAAGTAAAAATCGTAAAACTCGGGAAGATATTGAAGAGTTTCTAAACAGTCTATCTTAA
- a CDS encoding anti-sigma factor antagonist (This anti-anti-sigma factor, or anti-sigma factor antagonist, belongs to a family that includes characterized members SpoIIAA, RsbV, RsfA, and RsfB.), with protein MAKIEIIDNGILIATLRGELDNHKANQIRSDISASIFTGQVRAVIWDLEGLGFMDSAGIGLILGRMRDLSPVGGETLILNPSATMNKIFGFSGLGENIRYCTIEEAVGEIGGVVHEQ; from the coding sequence ATGGCGAAAATTGAGATTATTGATAACGGGATTTTAATAGCAACTTTGAGAGGTGAACTAGACAATCATAAGGCAAATCAGATTCGTTCAGACATTTCAGCATCAATCTTTACAGGGCAAGTACGTGCAGTTATTTGGGATTTAGAAGGGCTTGGATTTATGGATAGCGCAGGGATTGGGCTGATACTTGGGAGAATGCGTGATTTATCACCTGTTGGCGGGGAGACTCTTATTCTAAATCCATCCGCTACTATGAACAAAATCTTTGGCTTTTCAGGACTCGGTGAAAATATTAGATATTGTACGATCGAAGAAGCGGTCGGGGAGATTGGAGGGGTTGTACATGAACAATGA